The sequence AAGGTTGGGGTATGAAGCTATCATGGCAAGGGATTATACTGTTATTATGGGTGTCGGAACAATCGCGGCGTTATTGACGTTAATCGGGAATTTTATTGCTGATATAACTTACGCGTATGTGGATCCAAGGATTAGGTATAAATAAGCGGGTATGTTTTATGTTTAAGTTGTACATCGAAAGGTTTGTTAATAATAAGTTAGCGGTTGCCGGAGGGGTGATAATAGTTTTGCTTATCATACTTTCAGTATTCGCGCCGGTAGTTGCACCGTATAAACCTAATGGTCAAAATGTTGTTGACCGTCTTCAAGGGCCGTCATTAAAACATGTACTCGGGACTGACGAGCTCGGAAGGGATGTGCTTACAAGGATATTGTACGGTACAAGGATATCCATTACCGTCGGGATCGTGGCAGTTGCGATTGCTGTGCTTATCGGGGGAACACTGGGGTTGGTATCCGGTTTTTTTGGCGGGTGGGTGGATATTGTTATCATGCGCCTCGTTGATATTATGCTGTGCTTCCCGACATTTTTTTTGATACTCATGGTGATAGCGTTTTTGGAGCCCAGTATTTACAACATTATGGCAGTCATCGGGTTAACCTCATGGCCGGGGTTATGCCGGATTGTAAGAGGTGAAACTTTATCAATACGGCAGCGAGAGTATATCGATGCTGCGAGGATGATAGGGGTGCCCGTAGGAAGGGTTTTGTTTGTGCATATACTTCCTAATGTTTTAGCACCGATTATTGTCAGTGCTACACTTGGTGTTGGAGGAGCTATTCTCACGGAATCAGGGTTGTCATTCCTGGGATTAGGCGTACAGCCGCCAACACCGTCCTGGGGTAATATGTTGATCTCCGGGAAAGATTTTATTCATATTGCGTGGTGGTTATCCGTATTCCCGGGATTAGCAATATTAATCACCGTACTTGCTTATAACCTTCTAGGTGAAGGATTACGTGACGTGTTTGATCCGAGGATGTAGTAAATAATGTTTATGGAAACACAGAAAAACCGGGTTGTATTAACAGTAAAGAATTTGTCGGTAGAATATTACCGCAGGGATACTGTTATCCCTGCAGTGCGGGATGTTACATTCGAGCTGAATGAATGTGAAACCCTTGCGGTAGTCGGGGAGTCGGGCTGCGGGAAAAGTACGGTCGCGTTGAGTATCCTTAATCTTATATCTGATACTGAAGGGAAAATATCTGCGGGGAAAGTGTTGTTTAACAACGAAGACTTGTTATTGCTTGACGATACATCACTACGCGCAGTACGCGGAGGGAAGGTTAGTATGATATTCCAGGATCCGTTCACGTCATTAAATCCTGTATTCACAGTGGGTGAACAAATATCTGAATGCCTGGAAATACATGAACAGGGGTTTAAGGAGTCCAGTGAGAACGAAAAAAAGGTTAGGGTGTGTTCTATACTTGAAACTGTAAAAATTACGGATCCTGTACGCGTGCATGGCTCATATCCTCATCAGTTAAGCGGCGGGATGCGGCAGAGGGTGGTCATCGCAATGGCGGTATGTACTAAACCGAAGTTGATTATTGCGGATGAGCCTACGACAGCGCTGGATGTTACTATACAGAAAGAAATCCTTGAATTAATGTTCAACCTGAAACACG comes from Elusimicrobiota bacterium and encodes:
- the opp4C gene encoding oligopeptide ABC transporter permease; this encodes MFKLYIERFVNNKLAVAGGVIIVLLIILSVFAPVVAPYKPNGQNVVDRLQGPSLKHVLGTDELGRDVLTRILYGTRISITVGIVAVAIAVLIGGTLGLVSGFFGGWVDIVIMRLVDIMLCFPTFFLILMVIAFLEPSIYNIMAVIGLTSWPGLCRIVRGETLSIRQREYIDAARMIGVPVGRVLFVHILPNVLAPIIVSATLGVGGAILTESGLSFLGLGVQPPTPSWGNMLISGKDFIHIAWWLSVFPGLAILITVLAYNLLGEGLRDVFDPRM
- a CDS encoding ABC transporter ATP-binding protein is translated as MFMETQKNRVVLTVKNLSVEYYRRDTVIPAVRDVTFELNECETLAVVGESGCGKSTVALSILNLISDTEGKISAGKVLFNNEDLLLLDDTSLRAVRGGKVSMIFQDPFTSLNPVFTVGEQISECLEIHEQGFKESSENEKKVRVCSILETVKITDPVRVHGSYPHQLSGGMRQRVVIAMAVCTKPKLIIADEPTTALDVTIQKEILELMFNLKHELGLALILITHNLGIVYNNADTIAVMYAGEVVEYGTADEVIHSPMHPYTIGLVSAVPIIGNKKKRLYSIPGQIPDPSELPSGCAFHPRCERRMGICSQVKPGLYDCGSRHNTRCFLFDKNEKNKHKNVGVI